The genome window GGACTCGGTGGACTCGGCGTTGGGCTCTCCAGGGCCGTTCACCAGGGCACGGTGAACGAGAAGTGGATCCGAGGACACGACGATGACGGAACCGAAGTCGTCTACTCCGTGATCCACGACAGCATGAATGTCCCGTATGTCATCGAATCACACGACGAGGTGGCGCTGTTCGACGGCCGGAGGGAACGACGTCCGACCATCGACGCCGAGACCCACGAAGAACTCGCCAACCGGTACGACGCGGTCGAGTACGGCCTCAA of Natrarchaeobaculum sulfurireducens contains these proteins:
- a CDS encoding twin-arginine translocation signal domain-containing protein; its protein translation is MLTRRQVLATASVGVGLGGLGVGLSRAVHQGTVNEKWIRGHDDDGTEVVYSVIHDSMNVPYVIESHDEVALFDGRRERRPTIDAETHEELANRYDAVEYGLNICARDGRHDCRGGAVSREAFNAVQVGEEATVAVASSRLHLLPLDAD